The Gemmatimonadaceae bacterium genomic interval CATGAACTGCCTCCCGCTCCAACCTAGGGTGAGGAACTAGTCCACGAAATCGGGTCAACTCCACCCCACGTATACGCAGTTCATATCATCCCACCCGCACAATCAGCGAACAACAAGTAACCGCCCCCTCCGCCTTCGCCAGCTCATCCGCCGGGACCGTCGTCACCGAATACCCGCGCGCCCGCAGCATCGCGTTCGTGCGCGGATAGCCTTCGGCGGCAAGCAGTCGCTCCCCCACGCGCACGACGTTGGCGGCGTTGGGCTCATCGTCGGCGACCAATGCCGCGGCCTTCGGGGCGAACGCGGCGGGATCGACCCACGCCGGGTTGCACAGCACCGTGTCAGTGTCGAGTGCGGTGACCGCGCTCTTGAGGTGGAGACAGCCAGTCACCTCCACCGCGATGACCCGGTAGCCGAATGGCGCCACCGCGGCGCGGAGTTGCGCGATGCCGTCGTCGTTAGTGCGCAGCGTGCGCCCCACGAAGATCGTGCTCCCCACCACCATCACGTCGCCGCCATCGAGCGTGCCGGGCGCTTCGAGGCGATGCAGCGGCCGCAGCGTGGCCAGCACCTCGGCGACCGGCTCCAACTCCGACCGGCGACTTTCTGCGCCCGGGCGGGTGATCACCGCCAGCTCGTCGAGCACCACCGCCGTGTCTTCGATGAAGACCGCATCTGGATTCTCCGGCGCGGCGGGCACGCGGCGGACGTCGCAGCCCAGTGATCGCAGCGCCTGCTCGTACGCGGCATGCTGCGCCTCGGCGCGCGCCACGTCGATGGGCGTGCGGTCGAGATGCGTCAGTTCACAGTCCGCAAGCGTGGGGCTCACGGCACGGGTCAGGGCAAGCCAGGCCATCGGCAGGGGATTTCGGGTTTCACACACCAAGGTCCGTGTTCGGCGGTATGTTCGTTCCATGACGCTGCCTGCCGATACGCCGTCGCACAAGCTGGGACCGTGGACGGCCACCGCACTCGTGGTCGGCAACATCATCGGCGTCGGCGTCTTTGTGCTGCCGACCTCCCTGGCGCCGTACGGGTGGGGCAGTGTTGTGGGGTGGACGATCACCCTGATCGGCGCGCTCTCGCTCGCCTGGGTCCTGTCTGTGCTGTCGCGTCGGTTGCCCGACAGCGGCGGAGCGATGGGAATCGTGCGCCTCGCCTTCGGCGGCGACGTCGGTTTCCTCAATGCATGGGGCTACTGGATCTCCGTCTGGGTGGCCAACGCGGTGATCGCCATCGCCGGGGTCAACTATCTCGGTTCGCTCATCCCCGGGTTGACCGTATCGAAGCCCGCGACCTCCGCCGCATCGATCGCGGCGCTCTGGATGCTGACCTGGGTCAACTGGCGTGGGCCGCGATCAGCAGGCTCGCTGCAGCTGATCACCACCATCCTCAAGGCGTGGCCGTTCATCGCGACGATCTTCGTCGGCATTCTGCTGATGAATGGGGCCCACCCGCCCGCCCTGCTCCCGTTCTCGGCATCGCAGTTCACGCTCGGCACCGCGACCGCCACGGCGACGCTCACGTTGTACGCGATGACCGGGCTCGAGTCTGCCGCGGTGCCGGCCAGTACGGTCGAGAATCCGGAGAAGGTGATCCCGCGCGCCACCATGTTCGGCACGCTGTTTTCCGGGCTCGCCAATACGGCGCTGTCGCTCACCATCATCGCGTTGCTGCCTTCGGCGCAGCTCGCGTCGTCGAAGGCGCCGCTGGTGGACTTTCTGGCGCCGAGTCTCGGGGTGCTGGCGGGCGCCCTCGTGTCCCTCTCGGTGGCCATCAGCGCCTTCGGATGTCTGAATGGCTGGGTGCTGCTCTCCGCCGAGATCCCGGCGGGGCTCGCCGAGTCGGGTGAGCTCCCGTTGTGGTGGGGTCGTCGCAATCGACATGGTGCCGCCAGTCATGCGCTGGTGGTGAGCTCGGTGCTCACCAGCGTGGTGATCGCGCTCAATGCGAGTGACCGCTTCACCAACGTGTTTACCTTCGCGTTGCTGCTGTCCACGGCGACGATCCTCATTTTGTATCTGCTTATTCCGCTGGCGGCGCTGCGGTTCGCCATGCAATCGCGCATTCCGCCCACGGGCGGCCTGCTCATCACCGCCGTGCTGGCTACCCTCTTCGCGATCTGGGCGATCGTTGGTGCTGGTGGTGCGGCCGTTGGCTGGGGCGCCGTGCTGACGGCGGCGGGCTGACCGCTCTATCGCCTCGTACGGCGGCAAGCGACCGCGGCGAGGATCGTGTAGCGCGCCACGAGATGTCGTCGCGTTCATCGAGTGCGTGTCACACTCGCTTGTGTGAGTCGTCAGACATCGTCAGGTTGAAAAGAGTACGCGCGTCCTCTCTCCCGTCGCCCCTTGCGTTCTCTCGCTCCCACGGTGCCCTCGCACCCCGACCGCGAACTCGCGCTCCCGGGCTATCTCGCCGCGACCTATGCGCTCTTCACGCTGATTCAGGGCGTGTCGCTGGCCGTCACGGCGCAGATCGGGCAGCGCACGGGCCTCTCGCCGGCGGCGGCGGTGGGATTGGTCATGATTCTCGGCGCCCCCACCGGCGGCCGCTCGCTCGTGGCCATCACCACGTTGCTGGCAAATGCGACAGCCTACTGGCTCGTCCCCGATGCCCAGGCCGCGCCGCCGCTCGTGGGGATGGGGGTGCGTCTCCTCGGTGATTGGGGAGGGGCGCTGCTCGTCCTCCGGGTCATTCGCGAACGCCCGTCGTTCGAACGCGCCTCGTGGCTGGTACGGTTTGGTGGGCTCATTGCACTGGTGATCACGCCAACGGTGTCGGTCGTGGCGGCGGTCCTGCTGCAGCTCAACCACGGCGGGAGTCTGTGGACGGAGTTCGTGCACTGGTACGTGCCCGAAGTGATCATGATTCTGACGGTCGGGCCAGCCATCTGGGTGCTGCGCGACGCCGTGATCCGCGCGCGGCGGACACCGGCCAGCGAAATCGCATACGGCGGGGCGGTATTGACGATCCTGATCGTGGCCGCCACGATCGCCGTGCAGCAACCGAATGTCGCCGGCATCACCCCGCCGATCAGTCTCGCCGTGGTCCCGCTCATGCTGTACATCGGCTATCGCTTCGGCGTGGGGACCACCGCGTGGGCGGGCGTCATCGTCATGGTGCTGCTGATCGGCTTCACCGCCGACGGCATCGGCCCCTTCGCCGCTACCCGAGCCGCGGGCATCCCACGCTTCGTGGCCGTCGAGCTGTATGTCGGCGCGCTCGCCATTCCACTGGTGGGCTTTGCCGCCGTGCTGCAGGAGCTCCGGGAGTCGTCGCAGCGCTTCCAATCGTTTCTCGACACCACGACCACCCCCGTCGTCGCCGTTGACCTCAGCCGTCGCGTCGTCGGGTTCAGCCCCAGCGCCGATCAGATGTTTCGCGCGTCCTCCGGCGTCGGTCTCCGCAGTGGCCTGGATCCCCTCGAGGCGGTACAGGAGTCGCCGGATGTCCTGGAGCGACGGACCCGCGGGTGGACGAACGCGTTGGCCGGTGAAGTGCACGTTGCTGTGCTCGAGCCCAACGCCGAGACGCGCGTGGAAATGCGCTATGAGCCGATGCGCAACAGCCAGGGCGACGTGGTGGGTGCCGTGGCGTCCGCCACCGACCTCATCCAACAGGAACGCGAGGCCGCCGAGCGCGAACGCGTGAGTCGACTCGAAACGATCGGTCGCGTCGCCGGCGGCATCGTGCATGATGTGAACAACCTGATGACCGTGATTCTGGGCCAGGTGTTCGCGCTCCGGCGCCTCACGCGCGGCTCAGACGCGGCGCGCGGGGCCTTCGACGAGATCGAACTGACCGTGGAGCGGACCAAACGCCTCTCCGCCCAGCTGCTGGCGTTCTCTCGTGCGCAGCCCATCGAGCCGATTGTCACCGAGCTGCAGAGCGAAGCGCGGCGCACGCTCGACATGCTGCGACGGGTGCTGCAGGAGGATGCAGTGCTCACGACCGACTTCGCCGACGGCGACTGGCGCATCGCCGTCGATCGCGGTCAGTTCGAACAGCTTCTGCTCAATCTCGTAACCAATGCGCGCGATGCCATGCCGAATGGCGGCACCGTGCGGCTCGCATCGTATCGGGAGACCTTCGCCGCCGCGGCGGGGGCGCGTCTGGGGATCCCGGCGGGCGATTATGTCCGGCTCGACATCAGCGACGAGGGCGCGGGGATCCCCGTCGAGGTCATCTCGAACATCTTCGACCCGTTCTACACCACGAAGGGCGCGCAAGGGAACGGCCTCGGTCTCGCCACGGTGAAGGCCATCATGCAGAAGGCTGGCGGCGCCGTCAGCGTCGCCAGCGCGCCCGGCTTGGGGACGACGTTCAGCATGTGGTTTCCCCGGACCACCTTGCCACTCACGGTGGCGGCAGCCGAAACGATCGCGAGCAGCTGGACACCCGACGTGCCGTCTTCGCATGCGATCGTATGCGAAGACGAGCCGGCCATTCGTCGCGTGGTGGCGCGCACGCTGGGCAGCGCCGGGTGGCAGGTGACCGAGTGTGCGACGGCCGAAGACGCGCTGACCCAGCTCTCGCGCGCCGATGCGGCGTACTCGCTGCTGATCACCGATGTCGTCATGCCCGGCATGAGCGGCATCGATCTGATGCGCGCCGCCCGTCAGCGGCAGCCGACCATCGCGATCATGCTGATGACCGGGTACTCGGAAGAGATCGTGCACTCGGTCGAGGTGAACGACCGTCCGGACGTGGTCCTGGCCAAGCCGTTCCGGGGCGAGGATCTCATTCGCGAGGCGCAGCGGCTGCTCGCGTCGTGAGCCGCTACCCCCGCGGCCACAAAATCATCTGCGTACACCGATAGTACGCGATCACCTTCCCCGTGTCCGCGTGCGTCACGGTCGCATCCCACACCTGCGTGCTGCGACCGGCGTGCACCAGCGTAGCCACGCACTGCACCACGCCCTCGCGCGCCGTGCTCACATGGTTGGTCTTGAGCTCGATCGTCGTGAAGTTCTCGGCGCCTTCGGGGAGATGCGCGATGCACCCGAAGCCGGCGGCGGTATCAGCGAGACTCACGATCGCGCCGGCGTGCAGATAGCTGTTCACCGCCGTGAGTTCGTGGCGCACCGTGAACTCGGCGTGCAGCTCGCCCTCGGCGATGTGCGTGATGCGAATGCCGAGGTAGGCGGGGAGGTGCGTGGAGGCGCGCTGCTGGAGCTGTTCGAGCGTGAAGCGTGGAATGCGCCCAAACTAACGCGCCGCGCGCCCGCGCGATCAGGCGCCTACCACACCTCGCCCGGCCGCCAGTCGCAGGCCAGCGGGGCACTCACATTGAGTCCGGCCGGCGTCTTGGGTAACCGCAGGATCATCACCTCTTCATCGGGCGTCTCCACGACGCCGCCGGCGTCGCGTACCGAGAGCGGTCCGCGCCACATCTCCCAGCCGAGCCGGGCGTACCAGGCCTCGTCGCTCGGCGAGAGCGCGGCCAGATCAAACGCCTCCACCAGCGCCGGCACGGCACGCATCAGGCGCGTCGCGTAGCCCTTTCCCTGCTCCGCGGGCTGCGTGGCCACGGCTTCCACATAGGCCGTCTCCAACGGGCGGCCACCGTCGAGATAGAGCGTGCGCGGCACCCACATCAGGTGCGACACCAGCTGGCCATCGACCGTCCCCAGGAGATGCACGCCAGGGCCGATGTCGGTGAGATAGGCCGCGAACGGTTCCTCATAGGCGGCCGTACACAGTGCCACCACGGCGTCGCGCTGCGTGGCTGTGAGCGCGGCGGATGCGACGATATCGACCTGCATGTGATGCGATGACCCAATAAGGCGAAGGACGTGTTACGCCGTGTGCTGCACGCGCTTGCCCAGCGGCGCGAGACTCACGCTCGCCAGCCGGAAATGCGCGAGGCCGAACGGGATGCCGATGATGGTCAGGCAGCAGCCAATGCCGGCCACCACATGCGCGAGCCACAGCCACACGCCGGCAAAGAGCAGCCAGAGGACGTTCGCGATCCCCGTACCGGGAATGATCTGCTCGCCGACGCTCCGTGCATCCACCAGCGTCTTGCCGAACGGGAAGGCGGCGAAGCCGGCAATGCGGAACGCCGCGTATGCCCACGGCAGCCCGACGATCGTGATCGCCAGAATGCCACCCGCGATCACCCAGCCGAGCCACGAGAAAAAGCCGCCGAGCACGAACCAGAGGATATTGCCGAGGAGGACCATGGCGATATCTACGGTTCGAACCCGGCGGCTGTTTCGACCGGGGCCCCCAGGCGCTACTTGAGCGCCGCCTGCAGGGTGGCCAGCGCCGCCTTTGCCGCGGCGAGCTGCTGCAGATGCGTGCCCGTCGGGCCCTTCATCGACGCCTGCCGCACACCGCTGCCGTAGTAGCCGCCGATCGCCGCCTGCAGCCCCGCCCCGGGGCCGCCGCGCCCGCCACGACCACCACGCCCGCCCGCCGCCGGCGCCAACCCGAGCTTCTGCGCCACCGCCTGCAGCTTCTGCTGCTCAGCGCCCGTGGCGCCCTGCAGCTTGGCGCGGAACGCGGTCGTCGCGGCGGTCAGCTTGGCCGACACCTCGGTGGCCTCCACCAGGAACGCTTCGCGCGCCTTGTGCTCGAGCAGCGTGACATCGCTCGATGGATCGCCGCGCACGCTGAACGTCTGCTTCGCGGTATCGCTGCCCGCGATCATCGTGACGGTGAACGTTCCCGGCGCCACATGGAAGCCGCGCGGGCCGATGTCGTGCGCCGGAATCGGCAGCGCGGGGCGACGACCGGCCCCGCCGGCAGCGCGCGTGCCACCACCCGCCGGTGCCGCCGGCGGACCGCCAGCCTCTTCACCACCGCCGCCAAAGCCCCCGAAGCCGCCGGTGGGCGCCGGCCAGCGGAGATCCCAGCTCGCGCGCTGCACGAGCCCGGCCTTGGCCGGTGCGGTGAAGGTGCGCACCGTCTTGCCGGCGGCGTTGGTGACCGTGAAGCGCACGGTGTCCACCGCCTTCGGCAGGAAGTACGTGAAGGTCGCGCCTTCGGCCGGATTCTCAGCGGCGAAGAACGCATGCGCGGCGGTGGACACATCGGCACGATAGAGCGTGAGCGTGGCCTGCCGCACGGGGAACAACGTCGCCTTGGCCGGCGCCGCCGCGCTCGCGGTGGCGGCCCACTTCACGAGCGGCGTCGCGTCATCGAGCACCCAGATCGAGCGGCCATGGGTGGCCAGCACGATGTCCTTCGTGCGCGGGTGAATCACGATGTCGTCGTAGCGCGTCGGCGGGAGGTTCGCCTTGAGCTGCGTCCAGTGCGCGCCGGCGTCCATCGTGTAGTACAGGAACCGTTCGGTCCCGGCGAGGAGCACCTGCGGCACGCCCGGGAACTCGGCGATCGACCGCACCGGCAGTCCGTTCGGGAGCCCGTCGGTGACCTTGGTCCACGTCGCACCAAAGTCGGTGGTCTTGAAGATGTACGGCGTGAAGTCGCCGATGCGGTGATTCTCGATCGTGGCGTAGGCGGTGCCCGGTGAGGCGGCGCTCGCCACGATGCGATCCACGAACGACAGTGCCGGCACGCCCGCGATGTTCTTGCCGACCTCGGTGAACGTCTTGCCGCCGTCCTTGCTCACCTGGATATTGCCGTCATCGGTGCCGACCCAGAGCACGAGCGGCGACACCGGATGTTCGGCGATCGTGGTGATCTCGCTGAAGTTCGTTTCGCCGTCGTTGCGCGATAGGCGAATGTCGCTGTTCTTCACGCCGGCCATCACCAGCGTGTCGCGGTTGAGCGCCTTGGTGAGATCGCCACTCGCCGTCCACGTGCTACCGAAGTCGCGCGAGGTGAGCAGCTTGTTCGCGCCGAGATACACCGTACCGGCCTTGTGCTTCGAGGCCACCACCGGCGCGGTCCAGTCAAAGCGATAGCTCTCCCCGCTCGGCGCGACCGGCTGAATGTCCCAGCGATCGCCGGTGATCACATCCACGCGCGTGATGTTACCGCCGCTGGAGGTGCTGTAGACGTAGCGGTGCCCCTTGAGGTCCACCGCCTGCCCGGTGCCGTCGGAAAAGCCGATCTGCAGCCAGTCCTGATTCAGGATGCCGAGCCAGTGCGTCGTGGCGCTCGGCCCCATCCACGAGTGCGCGTCCTGCATGCCGCCGTAAATCCAGTACGGATCGCGATCGTCCACCGCGACGCGATAGAACTGCCCAATCGCAAAGTTGTTGAGGCGCGCGTAGGTGTAGCCCAGGTCCCAGCTTTCGTGCAGCCCACCGTCGCCGCCGAGGAGCACGTGGCGCGAGTCACGCGGATCGATCCAGAGCGAGTGGTGGTCGTCCTTGAGCCCCAGGTCGTACGTGGGCGAGTTGGGCATCGGCTCGAAGGTGGCGCCGCCATTCTCGCTCTTGCTGGGCTGCACGCCCATCATCCACACCCGCTGATCGTTGTTGGGATCGATGGTGGGGTGCGAGAAGTACATCGGGCGCGGGTTCGTCCCGCTCATGCGCTTCCACGTCGCGCCGCCGTCTTCGGTGCGATACGTGCCGCTGCCGGTGGCGTGCTCCACCGTGGCCACGAGCACGTCGGGCTTGGACATCGCGATGGAGAGACCGATGCGCCCCTTGTCGCCGGCGGGGAAGCCGTTCTCGATCTTGTTCCAGGTCGCGCCGCCGTCGGTGCTCTTGAAGAGTCCACTCCCCGCGCCGCCGCCGTTGAAGCCAAAGCTCGAGCGCAGGCGCGAGTACAGGCTGGCGTAGAGGACCTGCGGATTGCGCGGATCGATGAGGATCTCGTTCGCGCCCGTGACCGAGTCGGCGGCGAGCACCTTGGTCCACGTCGCGCCGGCGTCGGTGGTCTTGTACACGCCGCGCTCACTCGTGGGCTTCCAGAGATTTCCGGCCGCCGCGACCCACGCGATGTTCGGGTCGGTCGGGTGCAGCAACACGCGGGCAATGCTCGCCGTTTCGCGGAGCCCGACGTATTTCCACGTCGCGCCGCCGTCCGTGGAGCGGTACACACCGCCGCCCCACGTGCTGCTCTGTCGGTTGTTCTGCTCACCGGTGCCGGCCCACACGATTTTCGTGTCGCCGGCGAAGATGGCGAGGTCCCCAAAGGAGTTCTCGCCGGTCTCGTCGAAGATCGGCGTCCAGAGGATGCCGTGGTTCGTCGTCTTCCAGACGCCGCCGCCGGCCGCTGCCACGTAGATCGTGGACGGATCCTTGGGATCGACCTCCACATCGTGGATGCGGCCGCCCATCACGGCGGGGCCCACCGATCGGAAGGTGAGTCCATCGAAGGGGGACTGGGCCTGAGCGGAAGCCCAGGGCAGCACCGCAACGGTCAGCGCGCTGGCGAGCGCGAGCGTGGGGAGGGGTCGACGCATGGCGATCAGAAAGGGGAAAGGGACCGGAGGAATGTGAGCCCCGCATGAGGCCACCGTAACCCTGACGGCAATTGGTGGCCCCCATTTGCCAAACGCACCAGTTGGCGGGAGGTTGAAGGAGGTCACCCTCAGCCCAAGGCTTCCATGTCTGACGTTCGCTCCCGCCGGGACTTTCTTGCGACCACCGGAGGCGCGGCGCTTGCCGGCGCCTTCCTCGCCCTTGGCCTGGACGCCGTGGTCGGCGTCCATCAGGCCCTGGCGCAGTCGCCGGAACTCGCCGGAGCCCTCACGGCCGATCAGCTGAAGACGCTCGCCGCCGTGGTCGATCGCATCATTCCGTCAGTGGACGGTCGCGCCGGCGCGGCGCGTGCCAATGTCGCACGCTTCCTCGATCGCACACTCGACACGCTGCTCGCCGACTTCAAGGCGCCGATGGTGGGCGCCCTCCAGGCGGTGGACGCGGCCGCCGCCAAGCTGCAGAGTGGCGCGACCTTCAGCACGCTGAGCACCGCACAACAGGATGCCGTGCTCACCGACGCGGAAAAGAGCGAGTGGTTTGGCCTGCTGACCACCGCGGCCAAGTTCGGCTTCGTGTCCGATCCCGTGCACGGCGGCAACGCGAACGGCGAAGGATGGAAAGCCATCGGCCATCAACACGCGCCGACGTGGATACCGCCCTACGGCTTCTACGATCGCGAGGCCAATGCGAAGAAGCCCACCGACGGGCCGCGCACCACGCCGCTCACGATTCCCGCCCGCCCAGCCGGCACGCCCACCAGGAAGTTCCGCCCGACCGACGAGGTGGACGTTGTCATCATCGGCTCCGGTGCCGCCGGTGGGTCAGTGGCCTGGGAACTCGCCCGCGCCGGCGTCAGCGTGCTGGTGCTCGAAGCGGGGCCGCATCGCACCGAGAAGGACTTCACGCACGACGATGCGCGCATCTTCCTCGCCGGCGAGATGACAAATGATCTGAAGAAGATCCCGCAGAGCTATCGTCCGAATGCCAGCGCGCCGACCACGCCGGTGACCGGTGGCTTTGACAGCGGGTTGATGTACGCGCGCACCGTGGGCGGGTCGTCGCTGCACTGGACCGCCAACTTCTGGCGGCTGCGTCCGGTGGATTTCAACGAGCGCACCACGTGGGGCGACATCCCCGGCTCCGGCTTTGCCGACTGGCCCATCACGTACGACGACATGGAGCCGTGGTACACGCGCGCTGAGCGCGTACTCGGCGTGAGTGGCGATCACACGCAGAACCCCTTCGAACCGCGCCGTTCCGCGCCCTATCCACTGCCGCCGATTCCGGTGAAGAGCTCCGGTGTGCTCTTCGAGCGCGGCGCGCGCAAGCTGGGGCTCCATCCGTTCCCGAGCCCGATGGCGATTATCAGCCGTCCGTACGGCAATCGCGTCCCCTGCCAGGCGTGCGGCGCGTGCCTGGGCTACGGGTGCGAGTATGGCGCCAAGGGCGGCTCCATGGCCGTCACGCTGCGTCAGGCCGAGATGAGCGGCCGCTGTGAAGTGCGCGCCAACAGCTACGTGCGCAAGATCGAAGTCAACGAAGCCGGACGCGCCACGGGCGTCGTGTACTTCGACGCGAACGGGAAGGAAGTCTTCCAGAAGGCCAAGTGCGTGGTGCTTTCCGCGAACGGTTCGGAGACGCCGCGCCTGCTCCTCAACAGCAAGTCGAACCGCTTCCCCCAGGGCCTCGCGAACTCCAGCGGCATGGTAGGCAAGCATCTGATGTTCAACACGTACGCCACCGTGAGCGGCGTGTTCGACGAACTGCTGAATGAGTTCAAGGGCCCCATGGTGACGCGCGCGCTCTGGGATTTCTACGACGCCGACCCGAAGCGTGGCTTCTACGGCGGTGGCGGCATGGACGCGCGGTGGGGGAGTGTCTCGCCCATGATCGGCGCCCTCGAATCGGTGGGGCCCAAGACGCCGCAGTGGGGCGCGGCGTGGGCGCGCGCGGTGCATCACAACTATCCGCGCTACATGGTCGTGAGCTCGCACGCCACGTCGGTGCCGATGCCGACCAACACCGTGGACCTCGACCCCACCCTCAAGGACGCATGGGGCGTGCCGGCGCTGCGGGTGACGTACACCGATCACCCCGACGATCTCAAGTTCGCCGAGTTCCAGCTCACCAAGGCGCAGGAGATTCTCGAGGCGGCCGGTGCCAAGGAGACATGGAAGTTCCCCATGCAGCCGCAGAAGGGGAACGTGCATCTGCTCGGCACGGCGCGCATGGGCAACGACCCGCAGCGCAGCGTCGTGGACAAGAACAACCGCTCGCACGATGTGAAGAATCTGTTCATCGTGGACGGCA includes:
- a CDS encoding PaaI family thioesterase, producing the protein MPRFTLEQLQQRASTHLPAYLGIRITHIAEGELHAEFTVRHELTAVNSYLHAGAIVSLADTAAGFGCIAHLPEGAENFTTIELKTNHVSTAREGVVQCVATLVHAGRSTQVWDATVTHADTGKVIAYYRCTQMILWPRG
- a CDS encoding FAD-dependent oxidoreductase, producing MSDVRSRRDFLATTGGAALAGAFLALGLDAVVGVHQALAQSPELAGALTADQLKTLAAVVDRIIPSVDGRAGAARANVARFLDRTLDTLLADFKAPMVGALQAVDAAAAKLQSGATFSTLSTAQQDAVLTDAEKSEWFGLLTTAAKFGFVSDPVHGGNANGEGWKAIGHQHAPTWIPPYGFYDREANAKKPTDGPRTTPLTIPARPAGTPTRKFRPTDEVDVVIIGSGAAGGSVAWELARAGVSVLVLEAGPHRTEKDFTHDDARIFLAGEMTNDLKKIPQSYRPNASAPTTPVTGGFDSGLMYARTVGGSSLHWTANFWRLRPVDFNERTTWGDIPGSGFADWPITYDDMEPWYTRAERVLGVSGDHTQNPFEPRRSAPYPLPPIPVKSSGVLFERGARKLGLHPFPSPMAIISRPYGNRVPCQACGACLGYGCEYGAKGGSMAVTLRQAEMSGRCEVRANSYVRKIEVNEAGRATGVVYFDANGKEVFQKAKCVVLSANGSETPRLLLNSKSNRFPQGLANSSGMVGKHLMFNTYATVSGVFDELLNEFKGPMVTRALWDFYDADPKRGFYGGGGMDARWGSVSPMIGALESVGPKTPQWGAAWARAVHHNYPRYMVVSSHATSVPMPTNTVDLDPTLKDAWGVPALRVTYTDHPDDLKFAEFQLTKAQEILEAAGAKETWKFPMQPQKGNVHLLGTARMGNDPQRSVVDKNNRSHDVKNLFIVDGSSLVTSTRGQPTGTIFALGFRAGSYIAQASKRGEI
- a CDS encoding YccF domain-containing protein → MVLLGNILWFVLGGFFSWLGWVIAGGILAITIVGLPWAYAAFRIAGFAAFPFGKTLVDARSVGEQIIPGTGIANVLWLLFAGVWLWLAHVVAGIGCCLTIIGIPFGLAHFRLASVSLAPLGKRVQHTA
- a CDS encoding GNAT family N-acetyltransferase, with amino-acid sequence MQVDIVASAALTATQRDAVVALCTAAYEEPFAAYLTDIGPGVHLLGTVDGQLVSHLMWVPRTLYLDGGRPLETAYVEAVATQPAEQGKGYATRLMRAVPALVEAFDLAALSPSDEAWYARLGWEMWRGPLSVRDAGGVVETPDEEVMILRLPKTPAGLNVSAPLACDWRPGEVW
- a CDS encoding N(G),N(G)-dimethylarginine dimethylaminohydrolase produces the protein MAWLALTRAVSPTLADCELTHLDRTPIDVARAEAQHAAYEQALRSLGCDVRRVPAAPENPDAVFIEDTAVVLDELAVITRPGAESRRSELEPVAEVLATLRPLHRLEAPGTLDGGDVMVVGSTIFVGRTLRTNDDGIAQLRAAVAPFGYRVIAVEVTGCLHLKSAVTALDTDTVLCNPAWVDPAAFAPKAAALVADDEPNAANVVRVGERLLAAEGYPRTNAMLRARGYSVTTVPADELAKAEGAVTCCSLIVRVG
- a CDS encoding amino acid permease, which translates into the protein MTLPADTPSHKLGPWTATALVVGNIIGVGVFVLPTSLAPYGWGSVVGWTITLIGALSLAWVLSVLSRRLPDSGGAMGIVRLAFGGDVGFLNAWGYWISVWVANAVIAIAGVNYLGSLIPGLTVSKPATSAASIAALWMLTWVNWRGPRSAGSLQLITTILKAWPFIATIFVGILLMNGAHPPALLPFSASQFTLGTATATATLTLYAMTGLESAAVPASTVENPEKVIPRATMFGTLFSGLANTALSLTIIALLPSAQLASSKAPLVDFLAPSLGVLAGALVSLSVAISAFGCLNGWVLLSAEIPAGLAESGELPLWWGRRNRHGAASHALVVSSVLTSVVIALNASDRFTNVFTFALLLSTATILILYLLIPLAALRFAMQSRIPPTGGLLITAVLATLFAIWAIVGAGGAAVGWGAVLTAAG
- a CDS encoding response regulator; protein product: MRSLAPTVPSHPDRELALPGYLAATYALFTLIQGVSLAVTAQIGQRTGLSPAAAVGLVMILGAPTGGRSLVAITTLLANATAYWLVPDAQAAPPLVGMGVRLLGDWGGALLVLRVIRERPSFERASWLVRFGGLIALVITPTVSVVAAVLLQLNHGGSLWTEFVHWYVPEVIMILTVGPAIWVLRDAVIRARRTPASEIAYGGAVLTILIVAATIAVQQPNVAGITPPISLAVVPLMLYIGYRFGVGTTAWAGVIVMVLLIGFTADGIGPFAATRAAGIPRFVAVELYVGALAIPLVGFAAVLQELRESSQRFQSFLDTTTTPVVAVDLSRRVVGFSPSADQMFRASSGVGLRSGLDPLEAVQESPDVLERRTRGWTNALAGEVHVAVLEPNAETRVEMRYEPMRNSQGDVVGAVASATDLIQQEREAAERERVSRLETIGRVAGGIVHDVNNLMTVILGQVFALRRLTRGSDAARGAFDEIELTVERTKRLSAQLLAFSRAQPIEPIVTELQSEARRTLDMLRRVLQEDAVLTTDFADGDWRIAVDRGQFEQLLLNLVTNARDAMPNGGTVRLASYRETFAAAAGARLGIPAGDYVRLDISDEGAGIPVEVISNIFDPFYTTKGAQGNGLGLATVKAIMQKAGGAVSVASAPGLGTTFSMWFPRTTLPLTVAAAETIASSWTPDVPSSHAIVCEDEPAIRRVVARTLGSAGWQVTECATAEDALTQLSRADAAYSLLITDVVMPGMSGIDLMRAARQRQPTIAIMLMTGYSEEIVHSVEVNDRPDVVLAKPFRGEDLIREAQRLLAS